The following proteins are co-located in the Eubalaena glacialis isolate mEubGla1 chromosome 14, mEubGla1.1.hap2.+ XY, whole genome shotgun sequence genome:
- the LOC133104739 gene encoding zinc finger protein 706, which produces MARGQQKIQSQQKNAKKQAGQKKKQGHDQKAAAKAALIYTCTVCRTQMPDPKTFKQHFESKHPKTPLPPELADVQA; this is translated from the coding sequence ATGGCTCGTGGACAGCAGAAGATTCAGTCTCAGCAGAAAAATGCCAAAAAGCAAGCtggacaaaagaagaaacaaggaCATGATCAAAAGGCTGCTGCCAAAGCTGCCTTAATATATACCTGCACTGTCTGTAGGACACAAATGCCAGACCCTAAGACCTTCAAGCAGCACTTTGAGAGCAAGCATCCTAAGACTCCACTTCCTCCAGAATTAGCTGATGTTCAGGCATAA